The proteins below come from a single Salvelinus fontinalis isolate EN_2023a chromosome 1, ASM2944872v1, whole genome shotgun sequence genomic window:
- the LOC129858003 gene encoding adhesion G protein-coupled receptor E2-like gives MATTNLSVKTLPGFDSLLSLLRNNCLVLSNSSGLAGATEKTGEALLTVLANVTAVLQLQSNGQGGNSVDWFCVMMFAGFGFAILLSYKSLQTSVGLQTNSSEQLSSRVVTVSVSNPNTTNLSEPIILTFNHLKSSDANTTCVYWSEDGEGAWSIQGCTSVKSNSTHTVCSCTHLSSFALLRGIQENKVIHNNTVELLRGKRV, from the exons ATGGCAACAACCAATCTAAGTGTCAAG actCTACCAGGTTTTGACAGCCTCTTGTCTCTCCTGAGAAACAACTGTTTGGTGTTGAGTAACTCCTCTGGGTTGGCTGGAGCTACAGAAAAGACCGGAGAGGCGCTTTTGACA GTCCTGGCCAATGTCACTGCTGTTCTTCAACTCCAGTCCAATGGTCAAGGTGGTAACAGCG TGGATTGGTTTTGTGTTATGATGTTTGCAGGATTTGGGTTTGCCATTTTGCTCAGCTATAAGAGTCTGCAGACTTCTGTTGGTCTGCAGACCAACAGCTCTGAGCAGCTCTCCTCCAGAGTGGTGACTGTATCTGTTAGCAACCCCAACACAACAAACCTGTCTGAACCTATCATTCTCACCTTCAATCACTTGAAG TCCAGTGATGCGAATACCACCTGTGTTTATTGGTCAGAGGATGGTGAGGGGGCGTGGTCAATCCAGGGCTGCACCTCAGTGAAGTCCAACTCCACCCACACTGTGTGCTCCTGCACCCATCTCAGCAGCTTTGCCCTGCTCAGGGGAATCCAAGAGAATAAGGTGATACACAACAACACTGTAGAACTGCTAAGAGGGAAAAGGGTCTAA